A genomic window from Antedon mediterranea chromosome 4, ecAntMedi1.1, whole genome shotgun sequence includes:
- the LOC140046077 gene encoding nuclear pore complex protein Nup107-like translates to MDSFRQDDYNRSLSFGVDENSPIPRGVSRSVKGNSFLQGPKNHSERIRRSMGLLDQVATPGLGVSATPSSSLKYSTYTPSKLPIPSQYDVTGIVSPTPRRLKTQNMPADPMSLGSMSIPEQTRLAASLLMTPIRQPIASLESMTPSEVTEDFTLTNVNLLLEDDPGMSATAGLFEDFMKSFRVFSSPTDVFRLVAEYEKLCSEQVTMLNKLVKKANPGQNKFSKTVEVLNLLEQEKCTWRLLGSLYQDRQSAEDEETMDTGMDMERKSEQEISNSLFARNSSLRQSQIVVDWLERNAVDQIQDYYENVEFYSQSVCWENTLHSLQQKTARVSRSDRQLVSHMDPDAPVRENKPLAELDREDEARLLKNLFAKIRAGQLEDAQRLCKKCGQAWRAATLEGWKLYHDSNMKALSTGNIAAIEGNPNRDIWKATAWRMSQDERFHPYERAIAAVFSGNLKEVLPVCRSWDDCLWAYFRVLVDQQVEQEIRENVQPGRESQPLPDNYFDKLLTTNKIFQDLQAFPSEDIEMQSKQKYHLIQKYLILGEIDALVEEMGEWLLDDVHRPSQHLVRFMAHVVLFFRGLGLDSKEEICTAIIEAYVKNLIDVKHLELVSVYAAQLPESLQVECYAHFLEGIQEKDTRKYCLQLAEEAGLDVPKITKTVVENIRNRDLTEFTADTGSTPAIDAATSQVDRKKIEAIDWLVFDPSQRAEALKQSNAVMRTFLGIKKHDAAKEVFHKIPGDTIDVIMKNWLGHAGRVSLPVEDDNAIKEYLCIKAYLNALDTFNDWFEHFHNKKPVEPTVIEGATFHQKVQHEHEEKEFKMELERWQHGLNSNTKAVVDNIYNVLLFPNGGWMVDQYTDDLMDNSRATQLQRLRELCIPLLVFLLQSVLHTTGQYKQALMLADVIASEEQQLYTVFDKDELRKLLCKIRESSIELLDDNLDALGYEM, encoded by the exons atacACCAAGTAAATTGCCAATACCATCGCAATATGATGTAACAGGCATAGTAAGTCCAACACCACGAAGACTGAAGACTCAGAATATGCCAGCAGATCCTATGTCATTG ggTAGTATGTCAATTCCTGAGCAGACACGTCTTGCTGCTTCTTTATTGATGACACCAATACGACAACCAATAGCGTCATTGGAATCTATGACACCTAGTGAAGTGACCGAAGACTTTACTCTCACCAATGTCAATCTGTTATTAGAAGATGACCCAGGAATGAGTG CAACTGCTGGTCTTTTTGAGGACTTTATGAAAAGTTTTAGAGTGTTTTCCTCACCAACCGATGTCTTCAGGCTGGTTGCAGAATATGAAAAGCTTTGTTCAGAACAAGTAACAATGTTGAACAAGCTGGTAAAGAAAGCTAATCCTGGCCAGAATAA attttctAAAACAGTTGAAGTGCTTAATCTATTGGAGCAAGAGAAATGTACTTGGCGATTGCTGGGTTCATTGTATCAAGACAGACAGTCCGCAGAGGATGAGGAAACAATGGACACAGGGATGGAT ATGGAAAGAAAATCAGAGCAGGAGATATCAAATTCCTTATTTGCTAGGAATTCATCTCTGCGTCAGAGTCAAATTGTTGTTGATTGGTTGGAGAGAAATGCTGTTGACCAAATTCAAGATTATTATGAAAATGTTGAGTTCTACTCTCAATCTGTTTGTTG GGAAAATACTTTGCATTCACTTCAACAAAAAACTGCAAGAGTATCAAGAAGTGATCGACAACTGGTATCCCACATGGATCCTGACGCACCTGTGAGAGAGAATAAACCACTTGCAGAACTGGATAGG GAAGATGAGGCTAGGCTGCTGAAAAACCTCTTTGCTAAGATTCGAGCTGGGCAGCTTGAGGATGCTCAAAGACTGTGCAAGAAATGTGGTCAGGCTTGGAGAGCAGCAACATTAGAGGGCTGGAAACTCTACCATGATTCCAATATGAAAGCTT TATCAACAGGTAATATAGCAGCAATTGAAGGCAATCCAAACCGTGATATCTGGAAGGCGACAGCCTGGCGTATGTCTCAAGATGAGCGGTTTCACCCATATGAGCGGGCAATTGCAGCTGTGTTTAGTGGAAACCTTAAAGAG GTTCTTCCAGTGTGTCGTTCATGGGATGATTGCCTGTGGGCTTACTTTAGGGTGCTGGTTGACCAACAAGTGGAACAGGAAATCCGGGAAAATGTTCAACCTGGACGGGAAAGCCAACCACTTCCggataattattttgataaatt attaacAACTAATAAAATCTTTCAAGATTTACAAGCTTTTCCAAGTgag gaCATTGAAATGCAGTCAAAACAAAAATACCACTTGATTCAGAAATACTTAATTCTAGGAGAAATTGATG CTCTTGTTGAAGAAATGGGAGAGTGGCTCCTAGATGATGTGCACCGTCCATCTCAGCATCTTGTACGGTTCATGGCTCATGTTGTGCTCTTTTTCCGTGGTCTTGGGTTAGACAGTAAAGAAGAGATTTGTACTGCCATCATAGAGGCTTATGTAAAG AATTTAATTGATGTTAAACATCTAGAGTTGGTGTCTGTTTATGCTGCTCAACTCCCTGAAAGTCTTCAGGTTGAATGCTATGCACATTTCTTAGAAG GAATTCAAGAAAAGGACACAAGAAAATATTGCCTACAATTAGCAGAAGAAGCAG GCTTAGACGTACCCAAGATTACAAAGACTGTAGTTGAAAACATACGCAATAGAGATCTCACTGAATTCACAGCAGATACAGGATCTACACCAGCTATAGATGCTGCTACCTCTCAG GTTGATCGTAAAAAGATAGAGGCTATTGATTGGTTAGTTTTTGATCCGTCACAGAGGGCCGAAGCATTGAAGCAAAGCAATGCTGTCATGCGTACTTTCTTAG GAATCAAAAAGCATGACGCTGCCAAAGAAGTGTTCCACAAGATTCCTGGAGACACTATCGATGTGATAATGAAGAACTGGTTGGGACATGCTGGCAGAGTGAGCCTTCCTGTTGAAGATGACAATGCTATCAAAGAGTATCTTTGTATCAAAGCTTATCTA AATGCATTAGATACATTTAACGATTGGTTTGAACATTTTCACAATAAGAAGCCAGTTGAACCCACAGTGATTGAGGGGGCAACATTCCACCAGAAGGTACAGCATGAACATGAAGAAAAAGAATTCAAG ATGGAATTAGAAAGGTGGCAACATGGTTTAAACAGCAACACCAAAGCAGTGGTTGACAATATCTACAATGTTCTCTTGTTTCCTAATGGTGGTTGGATGGTGGATCAATATACA GATGATTTAATGGATAATTCACGAGCAACTCAGCTACAAAGATTGCGTGAACTATGTATTCCACTGCTGGTGTTCTTACTACAGTCAGTGTTGCACACTACAGGGCAGTACAAACAGGCTCTGATGTTGGCTGATGTTATTGCTTCAGAGGAACAACAACTTTATACT GTTTTTGATAAAGATGAATTAAGAAAACTGCTGTGCAAGATAAGGGAATCATCCATTGAATTACTTGATGACAATTTAGATGCTCTGGGATACGAAATGTGA
- the LOC140046630 gene encoding uncharacterized protein: MRISFLKSDCPPPSFNLNGHDLKCVNHIKLLGVTLQDNLKWEMHIHDIVAKACRRLYTLIILKKAKAPSKDLLQVYTCYIRPLVEYACPVWHSSITKDQTKSIERIQKRALRIIYGMNYVSYESALKLSDLPSLVNRRVQLLLKFGKGIIKSDTFRSILPPVRDISRTLRSASKPLLKIPFGRTERFRSSPVPFLVRLINDEY; this comes from the coding sequence ATGCGTATTTCCTTCCTAAAGTCCGACTGTCCTCCTCCCAGTTTCAATCTAAATGGCCATGATCTTAAATGTGTAAATCACATTAAACTGCTTGGTGTCACCTTGCAGGATAACCTTAAATGGGAGATGCATATTCATGATATCGTTGCTAAAGCATGTCGAcgtttgtacactttgattatACTTAAGAAAGCCAAGGCGCCTTCTAAAGATTTACTACAAGTATATACTTGCTATATACGTCCTTTAGTTGAATATGCATGCCCTGTGTGGCACAGTTCAATTACGAAAGACCAAACTAAGTCAATAGAAAGAATTCAAAAAAGAGCTCTACGAATCATTTATGGCATGAACTATGTATCCTACGAGTCTGCTCTTAAATTGTCAGATCTTCCATCGCTAGTTAACAGAAGAGTCCAACTCTTACTGAAATTTGGTAAAGGAATAATAAAGTCCGATACATTTAGAAGCATTCTTCCCCCTGTTCGTGACATTAGCAGAACCCTGAGGTCTGCGAGTAAGCCTCTACTCAAAATCCCGTTTGGTCGTACAGAAAGATTTAGATCTTCACCAGTCCCCTTTTTAGTCCGACTCattaatgatgaatattga
- the LOC140048068 gene encoding uncharacterized protein: MPDLKEIGDLSEHAPLGPDPLLQGVTLRKLSPEHLHGPGSLHGSRSDDSGLGASVSGMWKVNSVQGKRSHANEEPFPEYGNRPRLEDKLDTEVNVTSSMSGSLKE; this comes from the exons ATGCCGGATCTTAAAGAAATCGGTGATCTTAGTGAGCATGCTCCTCTAGGCCCAGATCCCCTTCTTCAAGGGGTCACATTGAGAAAACTTAGCCCAGAACACCTACATGGACCAGGCAGTTTACATGGGTCAAGATCAGATGATTCAGGATTAGGAGCCTCAGTTTCAGGAATGTGGAAGGTCAATTCTGTACAAGGCAAGCGCTCCCACGCAAATGAGGAACCTTTTCCAGAATATGGCAACAGACCCCGACTGGAAGACAAGTTGGACACAGAAG TTAATGTAACTTCAAGCATGTCTGGTTCATTAAAAGAGTAA